A region from the Methanofollis liminatans DSM 4140 genome encodes:
- a CDS encoding cation diffusion facilitator family transporter, with the protein MPEEKEGADREAADTAIRRVAWISLAVNAGLVLVKLVLAGITGSLALEADAVHSFLDVLASVALLAGIWLSSRRSREFPYGLYKVENIVSVAIALLVFLTAWEIAVEALTGEGIALPFSGWVLVAVAALVPVPYLLGTWEVRVGTAYHSPSLIADGRQHRVDVLSTSVVFFALLARYVGIPIDHIAAVIIAVFIAYAGWGILKDSMRTLLDASIDHGTRDAIRSAILAEPMVIGIKDLTGRNSGRYIFVEAGVVMKQTDLAEAALVSERIQARIREQVQNVERAVIHAEAGERSHLRYAVPLSDLEGAISPHFGEAPYFALLDFGVKERRLERKEVIANPVRDLEKQKGLRAAELLLRQKPDVVVSRQPLAGKSPEYVFESARIMVRITDAERLADLIGEIEGEVREERAAGG; encoded by the coding sequence GTGCCGGAAGAGAAAGAAGGGGCTGACCGGGAGGCGGCCGATACCGCCATCAGGCGGGTGGCCTGGATCTCCCTGGCCGTGAATGCCGGGCTCGTCCTGGTAAAACTCGTCCTTGCCGGGATCACCGGGAGCCTGGCACTCGAAGCCGATGCCGTCCACTCGTTTCTGGACGTGCTCGCCTCCGTCGCCCTCCTCGCCGGGATATGGCTCTCGTCCCGCCGGAGCAGGGAGTTCCCCTACGGGCTGTACAAGGTGGAGAACATCGTCTCGGTGGCGATCGCCCTCCTGGTCTTTCTCACCGCATGGGAGATCGCCGTGGAGGCCCTCACCGGGGAGGGCATCGCCCTGCCCTTCAGTGGGTGGGTGCTCGTCGCCGTCGCCGCCCTGGTCCCGGTCCCCTATCTGCTTGGCACCTGGGAGGTGCGGGTGGGAACGGCCTACCATTCTCCCAGCCTGATTGCCGACGGGAGACAGCACCGGGTGGACGTGCTCTCGACCTCGGTGGTCTTCTTCGCCCTCCTCGCCCGGTATGTCGGCATCCCGATCGATCACATCGCGGCCGTGATCATCGCCGTCTTCATTGCGTACGCGGGCTGGGGCATCCTGAAAGACAGCATGCGCACGCTCCTCGACGCCTCGATCGATCACGGGACGCGTGACGCCATCAGGTCGGCGATCCTTGCAGAGCCGATGGTGATCGGGATAAAAGACCTGACCGGCCGGAACTCTGGAAGGTATATCTTTGTCGAGGCCGGTGTCGTGATGAAGCAGACCGATCTTGCCGAGGCGGCGCTGGTGAGCGAGCGCATCCAGGCCCGTATCCGAGAACAGGTCCAGAACGTGGAGCGGGCGGTCATCCACGCCGAAGCGGGGGAACGCTCGCACCTGCGCTATGCCGTCCCGCTCAGCGACCTCGAGGGTGCGATCAGCCCCCACTTCGGCGAAGCGCCCTATTTCGCCCTGCTCGATTTTGGCGTGAAGGAGAGGAGGCTGGAGCGCAAGGAGGTGATCGCCAACCCGGTCAGGGACCTTGAAAAACAGAAAGGGCTCCGTGCGGCAGAGCTGCTCCTGCGGCAGAAACCCGACGTCGTCGTTTCGCGCCAGCCCCTTGCCGGAAAGTCGCCTGAATATGTCTTCGAGTCGGCCAGGATCATGGTGAGGATAACCGATGCGGAGAGGCTCGCCGACCTCATCGGGGAGATCGAGGGGGAGGTGCGGGAGGAGCGGGCCGCGGGCGGATGA
- a CDS encoding 2-isopropylmalate synthase: MIALFVDKIRFFDTTLRDGEQTPGVSLKPSQKVEIATMLAELGVSTIEAGSAAASEGEREALRLIAGAGLSAEIATFVRALPLDIDYAADCGADCVHLVVPVSDLHIGAKLRKSREQVCEMAWNAVEYAKERGLVVELSGEDASRADPDYLAGLFRGGVERGADRLCFCDTVGILTPEQVASVIPGLLFAPLSIHCHDDLGMAMTNTLAALKAGASAAHVTVNGLGERAGNTPIEELVMALEVLYGVQTGIRTDGLYHVATAVSKMTGVPLPLNKAIVGEMAFTHESGIHAHGVLRNASTYEPIRPEQVGRTRRILLGKHSGTASVQAALHELGYVCDEGQIAEIVARVKAIGDEGRRVTDADLMAVADSVLDLVREPVITLKQVTVVSGSNVIPTASVTLTVNGGEVTCAATGNGPVDAAIEALRRAVAGAGDIRLEDYQVDAITGGTDALVDVTVCLSKDGRMLTSRGARTDIIMGSVEAMVSGMNRLLEERG, translated from the coding sequence GTGATTGCTTTATTTGTCGATAAAATCCGCTTTTTTGACACGACCTTACGGGACGGAGAACAGACGCCGGGCGTCTCGCTGAAACCCTCCCAGAAAGTTGAGATTGCAACCATGCTCGCCGAACTCGGCGTTTCTACGATCGAGGCAGGCTCTGCCGCCGCTTCAGAAGGCGAACGCGAAGCCCTCAGGCTGATCGCCGGTGCCGGACTCTCCGCAGAGATCGCAACCTTCGTGCGGGCCCTGCCCCTGGACATCGACTACGCCGCCGACTGCGGCGCCGACTGCGTCCACCTCGTCGTACCGGTGAGCGACCTCCATATCGGAGCGAAGCTCAGGAAGAGCCGCGAGCAGGTCTGCGAGATGGCGTGGAACGCCGTCGAGTACGCGAAGGAACGCGGGCTTGTCGTCGAACTCTCCGGGGAGGACGCCTCCCGCGCCGACCCCGACTACCTTGCCGGGCTCTTCCGCGGGGGCGTGGAGCGCGGGGCCGATCGGCTCTGCTTCTGCGACACCGTCGGGATCCTCACGCCCGAACAGGTGGCGTCGGTTATCCCCGGCCTCCTCTTTGCGCCCCTGAGCATCCACTGCCACGACGACCTCGGCATGGCGATGACCAACACCCTCGCCGCCCTGAAGGCCGGGGCGAGCGCGGCCCACGTGACCGTGAACGGCCTCGGCGAGCGGGCCGGCAACACGCCCATCGAGGAACTCGTGATGGCGCTCGAGGTGCTCTACGGGGTGCAGACCGGGATCAGGACCGACGGCCTCTACCACGTCGCCACTGCCGTCTCGAAGATGACCGGCGTCCCCCTCCCCTTAAACAAGGCGATCGTCGGGGAGATGGCCTTCACCCACGAGAGCGGGATCCACGCCCACGGCGTGCTGCGCAACGCCAGCACTTACGAACCGATCCGGCCCGAACAGGTGGGCAGGACGCGCCGGATCCTGCTCGGCAAGCACTCGGGTACCGCTTCGGTGCAGGCCGCCCTGCATGAGCTCGGCTACGTCTGCGACGAGGGCCAGATCGCCGAGATCGTCGCCCGGGTCAAGGCGATCGGCGACGAGGGGCGACGGGTCACCGACGCCGACCTCATGGCCGTCGCCGACAGCGTGCTCGACCTGGTGCGCGAGCCGGTGATCACATTAAAGCAGGTGACCGTCGTATCAGGAAGCAATGTCATTCCGACGGCTTCGGTCACGCTCACCGTCAACGGCGGCGAGGTCACCTGCGCAGCCACCGGCAACGGGCCGGTGGACGCCGCGATCGAGGCCCTGCGCCGTGCGGTCGCCGGCGCCGGGGACATACGCCTCGAAGACTACCAGGTCGACGCCATCACCGGCGGCACCGACGCCCTTGTCGATGTCACGGTCTGCCTGAGCAAGGATGGGCGGATGCTCACCTCCCGCGGGGCACGGACCGACATCATCATGGGGAGCGTCGAGGCGATGGTCTCGGGAATGAACAGATTGCTTGAGGAACGAGGATGA
- the ilvN gene encoding acetolactate synthase small subunit, which yields MKAHTLQVLVENKAGVLSRVAGLFSRRGFNIESLTVGTCEEPGMSRMTIVVLGDDAEVEQVKKQLNKLIDVIKVSDITERSTVDRELALIKVAADAGDSRAEVMQIASIFRAQIIDVGTRSVILEVTGDTEKIDALETLLRQYGIKEFVRTGKIALLRGSKGAKAQK from the coding sequence ATGAAGGCGCACACCCTGCAGGTGCTCGTCGAGAACAAGGCCGGCGTCCTCTCGCGCGTGGCCGGCCTCTTCTCCAGGCGCGGCTTCAACATCGAGAGCCTGACCGTCGGCACCTGCGAGGAGCCCGGCATGAGCCGGATGACCATCGTCGTCCTCGGGGACGATGCCGAGGTGGAGCAGGTCAAAAAACAGCTGAACAAGCTCATCGACGTGATCAAGGTCTCCGACATCACCGAGCGGAGCACGGTGGACCGGGAACTCGCCCTCATCAAGGTCGCGGCCGATGCCGGCGACTCCCGCGCCGAGGTGATGCAGATCGCGAGCATCTTCCGCGCCCAGATCATCGACGTCGGGACGCGAAGCGTCATCCTCGAGGTGACCGGCGACACCGAGAAGATCGATGCCCTCGAGACGCTGCTGCGCCAGTACGGCATCAAGGAGTTTGTGCGGACGGGCAAGATCGCCCTCCTGCGCGGCTCGAAAGGTGCGAAGGCCCAGAAATAA
- a CDS encoding DEAD/DEAH box helicase, with translation MESPALFSDFPISPEILRAIEDMGFEEPTPIQVLAIPPILKGQDITGQAQTGTGKTAAFGIPAIEVVDPNSHSTQVIVLSPTRELAIQTAEEFGRLGKYRGRISVLPVYGGQPIERQFRALRQGVQIVVGTPGRVLDHLDRGTLSLSDVRMVILDEADQMLDMGFLEDIEKILSDTPAGRQTVLFSATLPKPILEISGRFQKNPVFIKVPHKQLTVPQIEQSYLEVRRGDKLEILSRILDIYDPALALVFCNTKMAVDEVTSQLQARGYFAEGLHGDMKQVQRDRVMAKFRSGNIDVLIATDVAARGIDVDDVDTVINYDVPQDVEYYVHRIGRTARAGRSGRAVTFVGPKEIYKLRTIQKYAKITIGRIPLPTADDVAETKTKNLAKKVKQTIEEGGLERYIEAAERLMVEEYTSLDIAAALLKLQLDTGAEPERVPAIQMGDTGAEPGMVRFYIDIGRKQQIRPKDIVGAVAGETGIPGRAIGAINIRETCSFVDIPENMAVQVLEGMKGKTIRGFPVDMTPAQGRSE, from the coding sequence ATGGAATCTCCAGCACTATTTTCAGATTTTCCTATATCCCCGGAAATACTCCGGGCCATCGAGGACATGGGTTTTGAGGAGCCTACGCCCATCCAGGTACTTGCCATCCCACCGATCCTCAAGGGTCAGGACATCACCGGACAGGCCCAGACCGGCACCGGAAAGACGGCTGCATTCGGCATTCCGGCAATCGAAGTGGTGGACCCCAATTCTCACAGTACCCAGGTGATCGTGCTCTCGCCGACCCGGGAACTTGCCATCCAGACGGCAGAGGAGTTCGGCCGCCTGGGAAAATATCGGGGAAGAATCTCTGTCCTGCCGGTCTATGGCGGTCAGCCCATTGAGCGCCAGTTCAGGGCTCTCAGGCAGGGCGTCCAGATCGTCGTCGGCACGCCTGGGCGGGTGCTCGATCACCTCGACCGGGGCACGCTCTCGCTCTCAGATGTGCGGATGGTGATCCTGGACGAGGCCGATCAGATGCTGGACATGGGTTTTCTCGAGGACATCGAGAAGATCCTCAGCGATACGCCGGCCGGCCGCCAGACCGTCCTCTTCTCTGCAACTCTTCCAAAACCGATCCTCGAAATTTCCGGACGGTTCCAGAAGAATCCGGTCTTTATCAAGGTACCGCACAAGCAGCTGACCGTCCCGCAGATCGAACAGTCGTACCTCGAGGTGCGCAGGGGCGACAAACTCGAGATCCTCTCCAGGATTCTCGATATCTACGATCCTGCCCTCGCGCTGGTCTTCTGCAACACGAAGATGGCGGTCGATGAGGTGACCTCGCAGCTCCAGGCGCGCGGCTACTTTGCCGAGGGGCTGCACGGCGACATGAAACAGGTCCAGCGGGACCGCGTGATGGCGAAGTTCAGGAGCGGGAACATCGACGTCCTCATCGCCACCGACGTGGCGGCACGGGGGATCGATGTGGATGACGTGGACACGGTGATCAACTACGATGTCCCGCAGGACGTGGAATATTATGTCCACCGCATCGGCAGGACGGCGCGGGCCGGCAGGTCAGGCAGGGCCGTCACCTTTGTCGGGCCGAAAGAGATCTACAAACTCCGGACGATCCAGAAATACGCAAAGATCACCATCGGTCGCATTCCTCTCCCGACGGCGGACGACGTGGCCGAGACAAAGACGAAGAACCTTGCCAAGAAGGTGAAGCAGACCATCGAAGAGGGCGGGCTTGAACGCTATATCGAGGCTGCCGAGCGCCTGATGGTGGAGGAGTACACCTCCCTCGATATCGCCGCCGCACTCCTGAAGCTCCAACTCGATACCGGCGCCGAACCAGAACGCGTCCCGGCGATCCAGATGGGGGACACCGGCGCTGAGCCCGGCATGGTCAGGTTCTATATCGACATCGGCAGGAAACAGCAGATAAGGCCCAAAGACATTGTCGGAGCGGTCGCCGGCGAGACCGGGATACCGGGACGTGCGATCGGGGCGATCAACATCAGAGAGACCTGCTCCTTTGTCGATATCCCGGAGAATATGGCGGTGCAGGTGCTCGAAGGCATGAAGGGCAAGACGATCCGGGGCTTCCCGGTGGACATGACCCCGGCCCAGGGCAGAAGCGAGTGA
- the ilvB gene encoding biosynthetic-type acetolactate synthase large subunit, whose translation MKTGARILLEGLQREGAETIFGYPGGSVLPIYDELYDSEIRHILVRHEQAAAHAADGYARASGRVGVCLATSGPGACNLVTGIATAYMDSVPMVAITGQVPTSMLGNDAFQESDITGITMPITKHNYLVKHAADLPQVVRDAFYIAGTGRQGPVLIDIPKDVMTTQLEEVPPVGTARLRGYQPTYEGHTLQIEKAVGLIAEAARPVLYVGGGVIAAGASEEVARLAELMLIPITTTLMGLGAIPCDHPLSLGMIGMHGTEAANYAVTECDLLIAVGVRFDDRVTGKIEAFAPNARVIHIDIDPAEIGKNKPVDVPIVGDAKSVLQRILHRLAKKEGRDGWLDRIHRWKEAAAGGAESDALGPAYILAEMSDLLGENGIIVTEVGQNQMWAAQHYCFRRPRTWISSGGLGTMGYGFPAAIGAHFARPDETVVDVAGDGSFQMNIQELGTVAQYHIPVKVVILNNMYLGMVRQWQELFYDRRYSYTELPPVDFVGIARAYGVDGMRVEEKADVRAALTAAFESDGPFVLDFRIEREANVFPMVPAGAAINEMIGRRQR comes from the coding sequence ATGAAAACAGGAGCCAGAATACTCTTAGAGGGCCTGCAGCGCGAGGGAGCGGAGACGATCTTCGGCTACCCCGGCGGCTCGGTCCTGCCGATCTACGACGAACTCTACGACTCAGAGATCCGGCATATTCTTGTACGGCATGAGCAGGCCGCTGCCCATGCCGCCGACGGGTATGCACGGGCATCCGGGCGCGTAGGGGTATGCCTCGCCACCTCAGGCCCTGGCGCCTGCAACCTGGTCACCGGCATCGCCACCGCCTATATGGACTCGGTCCCGATGGTGGCGATCACCGGGCAGGTGCCGACCTCCATGCTCGGCAACGACGCCTTCCAGGAGTCCGACATCACCGGGATCACGATGCCGATCACCAAGCACAACTACCTGGTCAAGCATGCGGCAGACCTCCCGCAGGTGGTGAGGGACGCCTTCTACATCGCCGGCACCGGCAGGCAGGGTCCGGTGCTCATCGACATCCCGAAGGACGTGATGACCACCCAGCTCGAGGAGGTCCCCCCGGTCGGCACTGCCCGGCTCCGGGGCTACCAGCCCACCTACGAGGGCCACACCCTCCAGATCGAAAAAGCGGTCGGCCTGATCGCCGAGGCCGCCCGCCCCGTCCTCTACGTCGGCGGCGGGGTGATCGCCGCCGGGGCGTCCGAGGAGGTGGCGAGGCTTGCAGAGCTGATGCTCATCCCGATCACCACCACCCTGATGGGGCTTGGCGCTATCCCATGCGACCACCCCTTAAGCCTCGGGATGATCGGGATGCACGGCACCGAGGCGGCGAACTACGCCGTCACCGAGTGCGACCTGCTCATCGCCGTCGGCGTCCGGTTCGACGACCGGGTGACCGGGAAGATCGAGGCCTTCGCCCCGAACGCCCGGGTGATCCACATCGACATCGACCCGGCCGAGATCGGTAAGAACAAGCCGGTCGACGTCCCGATCGTCGGGGACGCGAAGTCCGTTTTGCAGCGGATCCTCCACCGCCTTGCGAAAAAGGAGGGCCGGGACGGCTGGCTCGACCGCATCCACCGCTGGAAGGAGGCCGCGGCCGGGGGAGCAGAGTCCGATGCCCTCGGCCCGGCCTACATCCTTGCGGAGATGAGCGATCTCCTGGGCGAGAACGGGATCATCGTCACCGAGGTCGGCCAGAACCAGATGTGGGCGGCCCAGCACTACTGCTTCAGGCGGCCCCGCACCTGGATCTCCTCGGGCGGCCTCGGGACGATGGGCTACGGCTTCCCCGCGGCGATCGGCGCCCACTTCGCACGACCGGACGAGACGGTCGTCGATGTCGCCGGCGACGGGAGTTTCCAGATGAACATCCAGGAACTCGGCACCGTCGCCCAGTACCACATCCCGGTGAAGGTCGTCATCCTCAACAACATGTACCTCGGGATGGTGCGGCAGTGGCAGGAGCTCTTCTACGACCGCCGGTATTCCTACACCGAACTTCCGCCGGTTGACTTCGTGGGCATCGCCCGCGCCTACGGCGTCGACGGCATGCGGGTCGAGGAGAAGGCGGACGTCCGCGCCGCCCTGACGGCGGCGTTCGAGAGCGACGGCCCCTTCGTGCTCGACTTCAGGATCGAGCGTGAGGCAAATGTCTTCCCGATGGTGCCGGCGGGGGCTGCGATCAACGAGATGATCGGGAGGCGGCAGAGATGA
- the recQ gene encoding DNA helicase RecQ, translating into MTNITELLQRYWGYTSFLPYQKEIITSVLDGHDTLAVMATGGGKSLCYQLPALVLGGLTIVISPLIALMKNQVDDLNERGIRAVAYNSTLDYRERVEVERGLQNNTVRMLFISPEKCMQPSFLSFINRFPVRLIAIDEAHCISEWGHNFRPEYRQLSALREHFPPVPIVALTATAIPAVREDICTQLQLSDVREYIGSFNRPNLSYRVVPKNKPVEFILDYIGQHPNDSGIIYCLSRKATEDLAETLVEHGHMASAYHAGLLPEVRKKVQEAFIKDDISIICATVAFGMGIDKPDVRYVIHHDLPKSVEAYYQESGRAGRDGQPGECILLYSRGDLAKVRYLLEHDDQDEEQSGIAFKKMQEVVDYCETNSCRRKYLLAYFGEEYPGETCDACDNCTHPQELFDGTGVAQNIIRCVRQLPTKYGAGMITDILLGSKKAEIGRLRFDALPAYATGKGYDRNTYLTWIGDLVRQGYLSRTGDKYPVIALTAKSEEILRGGVPVMLPLLQKTRQRRSEVPGPDAMTPEEGELFLALKRVRKDLADRENVPPYIIFSDRTLMQMARLRPCDQESILAIGGVGEYKSKKFGPAFIAEIKRVVQEDRGMTPPGEGQSECEGHLLEGIFLIDREIKRLNEEIDELKKEKSALLDQAMQSGIEEQGHYVLRCSLSKVRELNLEAFKNRYPEIFMEVGIVRLKDVDEILGKDVVTELCTITESKTFKVAEREV; encoded by the coding sequence ATGACGAACATTACCGAACTCCTCCAGAGATACTGGGGATACACCTCATTTTTGCCCTATCAAAAAGAAATTATCACGTCGGTCCTGGACGGCCACGACACCCTGGCCGTCATGGCAACGGGCGGGGGGAAATCGCTCTGCTACCAGCTCCCGGCCCTTGTTCTCGGCGGTCTTACGATTGTCATATCCCCGCTCATCGCCCTCATGAAAAATCAGGTCGACGACCTGAACGAACGGGGGATCAGGGCGGTGGCCTACAACAGCACCCTGGACTATCGTGAACGGGTAGAGGTCGAACGCGGTCTCCAGAACAATACGGTACGAATGCTCTTCATCTCCCCGGAAAAATGCATGCAGCCCAGTTTTCTCAGTTTTATCAACCGGTTCCCGGTCAGGCTCATCGCCATCGACGAGGCGCACTGCATCTCAGAATGGGGCCATAATTTCAGGCCGGAATACCGGCAGCTCTCCGCGCTGAGAGAGCACTTCCCCCCGGTACCGATCGTCGCCCTGACCGCCACCGCCATCCCCGCGGTCAGGGAGGACATCTGCACGCAGCTGCAGTTGTCAGACGTCCGCGAGTATATCGGGAGTTTCAACAGGCCAAACCTCTCCTACCGGGTTGTCCCCAAGAACAAACCCGTAGAGTTTATTCTCGACTACATCGGGCAGCACCCAAACGACTCCGGGATCATCTATTGTCTCAGCCGAAAAGCGACAGAAGACCTGGCGGAAACCCTGGTGGAGCACGGACACATGGCCTCTGCCTACCATGCCGGCCTCCTCCCCGAGGTCAGGAAAAAGGTGCAGGAGGCCTTCATCAAGGATGACATTTCCATCATCTGCGCCACCGTTGCCTTCGGCATGGGCATCGACAAGCCCGATGTCAGGTACGTCATTCACCATGACCTGCCAAAGTCGGTGGAGGCCTATTACCAGGAGTCAGGGCGGGCGGGACGGGACGGCCAGCCCGGGGAATGCATCCTCCTCTATAGCAGAGGGGACCTGGCGAAAGTCCGTTACCTGCTCGAACACGACGATCAGGACGAAGAGCAGAGCGGGATCGCCTTCAAAAAAATGCAGGAGGTGGTGGACTACTGCGAGACGAACTCATGCAGGCGGAAATATCTGCTCGCATATTTCGGGGAGGAGTATCCCGGAGAGACCTGCGACGCGTGCGATAACTGCACCCATCCTCAAGAATTGTTTGACGGGACCGGGGTCGCACAGAACATCATCAGGTGCGTGCGCCAGCTGCCGACGAAGTACGGGGCGGGCATGATCACCGACATCCTGCTGGGCTCGAAAAAAGCGGAGATCGGCAGGTTACGCTTTGACGCCCTCCCGGCGTACGCCACCGGGAAAGGCTACGACCGGAACACCTACCTGACCTGGATCGGCGATCTGGTCAGGCAGGGCTACCTTTCACGGACCGGGGACAAATACCCGGTCATTGCCCTGACCGCGAAGAGCGAGGAGATACTGAGGGGAGGCGTGCCGGTGATGCTCCCCCTCCTGCAGAAAACGAGGCAGAGACGGTCAGAGGTTCCCGGTCCCGATGCGATGACCCCGGAAGAGGGAGAACTGTTCCTCGCATTGAAAAGGGTGAGAAAGGATCTTGCGGACCGGGAAAATGTTCCGCCCTACATCATCTTTTCCGATCGGACCCTCATGCAGATGGCCCGTCTCCGCCCGTGCGATCAGGAGAGTATTCTGGCGATCGGCGGTGTGGGGGAGTATAAATCAAAGAAGTTCGGCCCGGCGTTCATTGCAGAGATCAAACGCGTCGTGCAGGAGGATCGCGGGATGACGCCGCCTGGCGAGGGCCAGAGTGAATGCGAGGGGCATCTTCTGGAGGGGATCTTTCTGATCGACAGAGAGATCAAACGCCTGAACGAGGAGATCGACGAACTGAAAAAGGAGAAGAGTGCCCTCCTTGATCAGGCGATGCAATCCGGGATCGAGGAGCAGGGGCATTATGTGCTCAGGTGCTCTCTGTCAAAGGTCAGGGAGTTGAATCTTGAAGCGTTCAAAAACCGTTATCCCGAGATATTTATGGAGGTCGGGATCGTCAGGCTCAAGGACGTCGATGAGATCCTTGGAAAGGATGTTGTTACGGAACTCTGTACGATAACAGAGTCGAAGACGTTCAAGGTCGCGGAGAGAGAGGTTTAG
- a CDS encoding DUF1894 domain-containing protein, which yields MADMGKPHCIKRIPARTLVKDIPPAEANEYIRARAKENYEMPPDYAIRDVVVLGKPPMVVGVMNRKQKILFPFTRPCFGTAVMEMDALPGEIEKIRADLGEG from the coding sequence ATGGCTGATATGGGTAAACCACACTGTATCAAGAGGATCCCTGCCCGAACACTTGTCAAGGACATCCCGCCGGCAGAGGCGAACGAGTACATCCGCGCCCGTGCAAAGGAGAACTACGAGATGCCGCCGGACTATGCGATCCGCGACGTCGTCGTTCTCGGCAAACCGCCGATGGTGGTGGGTGTGATGAACCGGAAACAGAAGATCCTCTTTCCCTTCACAAGACCCTGTTTCGGGACGGCAGTTATGGAGATGGATGCCCTTCCCGGTGAGATCGAAAAGATAAGGGCCGACCTCGGTGAAGGATAA
- a CDS encoding sodium:solute symporter family protein yields the protein MIEPVTAGIVALYLLVLVVVGAWASRKIHNTEDYIVAGRSLGFWVFTILMISSICSGMTLLGVSGLGFTSGWPTIWEQLFVPLAASFCIIVFGVKLHRISKKNDYMTVEDYLANRFESPRTMRGLAALAGIIVSLIYLIGQYTAISIVLVWLFEVPHWQALLLAGFIITAYTVVGGLYAVSWTTVIQGGLLIVGVIAIAPVLIMKAGGLSHVNEVMAGVNPTLVQPYLISGNAYTPWFLVSFGLMLTVGLACAPHVINNVLAAKEERYFKWSPLIAFAAYAVIMLLVKFAGFAGRALVEEGQIVLPSVPNAQDYIFVSGIQYAIPNLWVWSFFAVIVLAAVMSTTDRLMLTVGTMFSWDIWKNIFRPEASDREILLVSRVSVVLAAGGTLLLALNPPQMLAWLMWSAIGIMLSTFAVPLIAGLYWRGATRQGAIASMVIGLVAGGSLGYWYYLVEKFPVHFSLYAVILSAVAMVVVSLATHKTDHRVLDATLTGGFIQPR from the coding sequence ATGATCGAGCCGGTAACCGCCGGCATTGTCGCCCTCTATCTTCTTGTGCTGGTCGTTGTGGGCGCCTGGGCGTCCCGCAAGATCCATAACACCGAGGACTACATCGTTGCCGGCCGCTCCCTTGGCTTCTGGGTCTTCACCATCCTGATGATCTCCTCGATCTGCTCGGGCATGACGCTTCTCGGGGTCAGCGGCCTTGGGTTCACGAGCGGGTGGCCGACGATCTGGGAGCAGCTCTTCGTGCCCCTTGCGGCCTCCTTCTGTATCATCGTCTTCGGCGTGAAGCTCCACCGGATCAGCAAGAAGAACGACTACATGACCGTCGAGGACTACCTTGCAAACCGCTTCGAGAGCCCCAGGACGATGCGCGGCCTCGCCGCCCTCGCCGGGATCATCGTCTCCCTGATCTACCTGATCGGGCAGTACACGGCGATCTCCATCGTCCTCGTCTGGCTCTTCGAGGTGCCCCACTGGCAGGCGCTCCTCCTGGCAGGGTTTATCATCACCGCCTACACCGTCGTCGGCGGGCTCTACGCCGTTTCATGGACCACCGTGATCCAGGGCGGTCTCCTGATCGTCGGCGTGATCGCCATCGCCCCGGTCCTCATCATGAAAGCCGGCGGCCTCTCGCATGTCAACGAGGTGATGGCCGGGGTCAACCCGACGCTGGTCCAGCCCTACCTCATATCAGGGAACGCCTACACCCCCTGGTTCCTCGTCTCGTTCGGGCTGATGCTCACCGTCGGGCTTGCCTGCGCCCCCCACGTGATCAACAACGTCCTTGCCGCAAAGGAGGAACGCTACTTCAAGTGGTCGCCGCTCATCGCCTTCGCCGCCTACGCCGTGATCATGCTCCTGGTGAAGTTCGCCGGGTTTGCCGGCCGCGCCCTTGTCGAGGAGGGGCAGATCGTCCTCCCGAGCGTCCCGAACGCCCAGGACTACATCTTCGTCTCCGGGATCCAGTATGCGATCCCGAACCTCTGGGTCTGGTCGTTCTTCGCGGTGATCGTGCTCGCCGCCGTGATGTCGACGACCGACCGCCTGATGCTCACCGTGGGAACGATGTTCTCCTGGGATATCTGGAAGAACATCTTCAGGCCGGAGGCGAGCGACCGGGAGATCCTGCTCGTGTCCCGGGTCTCGGTGGTGCTGGCGGCGGGCGGCACGCTCCTTCTGGCCCTCAACCCGCCCCAGATGCTCGCATGGCTGATGTGGTCGGCGATCGGGATCATGCTCTCCACCTTCGCCGTCCCCCTGATCGCCGGCCTCTACTGGCGTGGGGCGACGCGTCAGGGTGCCATCGCATCGATGGTCATCGGCCTTGTGGCGGGTGGGAGTCTTGGCTACTGGTATTACCTGGTCGAGAAGTTCCCGGTCCACTTCAGCCTGTATGCGGTCATTCTCTCGGCGGTTGCGATGGTGGTGGTCAGCCTCGCCACGCACAAGACCGATCACCGGGTGCTCGACGCCACCCTGACCGGCGGCTTTATCCAGCCCAGGTAA